Below is a genomic region from Parus major isolate Abel chromosome 19, Parus_major1.1, whole genome shotgun sequence.
CTGCCATCGCTCCCCGGCGGGCACAGACCCGGTCCCGATCCCGGTCCCGATCCACTCCCGGCTCCGATCCCAGCTCCAATCCCGGGCCCGGGCCCGATCCTGGTCACAGTCACGATCCCAGCTCCGGTCCCGATACCAGCTCCAAACTCGGTCCCAATCCCAGCTCTGGTTCCGATTCCAGCTGTGTCCCGGTCCTGATTCCAGctccaatcccaatcccaatcccagctcCACTCCCGGTCCCAGTTCCGCTCCCGGTGCCGGTCCCAGCTGGAGTCCTGGTCCCGATCCCAGTCCTGGTCCCGATCTCACCCCGGTGTCGATCCCAGCCCGGTGTCGATCTCAGCCCGGTGTCGATCTCAGCCCGGTGTCGATCTCAGCCCGGTGCCGGTCCCAGCCCGGTCCCGATCCCAGCCCGGTGCCGGTCCCACTCCCGGTCCCGATCCCAGCCCGGTGTCGATCCCACTCCCGGTCCCGATCCCAGCCCGGTGCCGCTCCCAGCCCGGTACCGGTCCCAGCCCGGTGCCGCTCCCAGCCCGGTACCGGTCCCACTCCCGGCCCGCTCCCGCAGCTCGTCCCGCCCGCCGGGGCGGGCAGTCCCCGGGCCAGCCCCGCTGCTGGTCCTTGTGCCCCGCCTTGTCCCTGTGCCTCCCAGCACACCCAGGAGCCGCATCCCCGCTTCCTTGTCCCCTTCAACCAGCCCCGCTGTCAAACTCAGCTGGGGAGGAACCCAGTCCAGGTCCCTGGGTCTTTGTCCggagcagcaggacactgcCGGTGACATCCAGCTGCCTCTGGCGGCACCACCAGGTCCTTTCACAGCTGGATTTCCAGCGTAGTGCCCTCTGTATCCATCCGGAACAAAGCTCAGACTCTGTTTGTAGCCACCAGTTCATTCACCGCTTCTCAAACATTTCCACTCCcgattatttctttttctttttcagacttCCAGGCTTGAGGATGTGCAGACCATCACTGTCTACACCGAGAAAAACCCTTTGAACCGTTTCATTGCCAGATTCCTTCTTCTTCTGGAGTCCCTCACTTTtaatgctcctttttttttgtgtgtgttcatcCTTTATGGATGGCCCTGTTCCAGGCTTTGACAGGAGTTTGCTGAGGGTTTGGAAGAAGGGTGAGCACGAGATTACCTCCAGAATGAGCCAGCTGATGATCAGCCTAAGTGAATTCCTGCCTTCATTCCTTCCTGTGGCCTGTAATGAGCAGGGGTTTGAGACCAAAACCCAAATCCCAATGAGTCAGAGCAGGGTGATGGTGAAAGTCTGAAGACACCGTGGAGCACACTCTGTAACATCTGTGGAGCTCCACAGAACCCTCCaatctaaaatatttcacaattttaagaaaagggCGGATGGGTGGGAAGTACCAGTGACTGTAAACTACTTATTTCAGTAAGAGACTAAAATGTGGTAATctttaaataatctttaaataatctttaaataatctttaaataatatttaaataattttcctttcattttagcTCTGTGTCACCCAGCACTGGCCATGAGGGACAAAGCCAGACTTCAGCTGAGGATCTGAAGAGAAGGAACCAGAAGatacaaataggaaaaataagGGGAGTGGCATGGATCAAGAAAGTTTatgggaggaaaaggaattgtGAGGGGGAGATGAGGAAATCTGTTCTGACACTGCAGGTGTTGAGTATTGGTGGTACCTGTGGCTTTCTTGTTCCTTTAGCTGAGTGTGCAAAATGATTTCCTGGCCAGGGGACCAGTCTGGAGAGTGAGACACGAGCCAAAACAGGAacacagcagggaggaagggagcaAACACAAAGGAGGTTTGTGGAAAGGTAATTGAAATGTGCTGTTTAAATGCCAAGAGAATGGATTTGTTTTAAGGCCAGAATAAGGCAAGGTTGAGAGAGGTGAGAagctggaaaaagggaattctGCTGTTGCTGATCCTTCTCCCACGTGTTAAAAGCACAAATGCTCCAAAGGTGCGAGCACTCTGTGTCTCCTGGGGTACTTTGTCTGGAGATTTATCTGCTGACAGTTtatcctgcctgtgctgcagcccttgCCCTAAACTTGGTGAGGCAACACCTTTGTTATTTCAGTTCCCTGTGTGTGTTCCAGACCCGCAGCTCTGAGTCAACAACGCGCTGCTGCCTCAGCACCgggagaagaggctgagcaAAACCTAAACTCTGCaaggctggggtgggaagggaatgTTGCTGAGTAAAAAGGGACAATGCCAGTGTGCCAGCCTCCCCTGCAAGACACACATCCCCAGCTGCAAGGGAGGAAGAGCCCACCTCCTTCCATacctgggctgagctcagcccatCCTCACCCCGAAGAATCAAGACGCGAGAGCAGAATTTCAGTGAACTACAGACACCCCAGTGTTTATTAACTCCAGACCAGTGGCACAGGCACAACGCTGCAGGCACGGCATCTCTCCCCACACTCTAAGCCTGTTCCTTGAGCCTCTtgagcagctccctcagctgctcgATCTGGGCGGACACGCTGCTCTTGGCGGTGCCACCCGCGGCCGTGTACTGCTCCACGCTGCTCACCACGCTGAACACCTGCGCCACATCACTGCCAAACagggggctgggggcacagcGGGGCTGTCAGggggctctgggctgctccACCTGCCCAGGGCctgcagagaggctgagggagtGAGGACGGAGCCTTTTCCCCAAGGGAAACGCTCCTGAGCTTCTGCTGTCTGACATCAGCTCCAAGGGGACACCGAGCAACTTCAGAGCCAAACCCCAATCAGCTCCCTGCTTAGGGCAGAAATgtctcccagcccctcccaaCAGCTCCTGCCCATGCCCTGCTGGGGTGGAATGGAGGTGATGTTGTTCCCTTCAATGTTTCCagccccaggaggagcagccttgATATTCAGGATGTTGAGGTGCTGCCCGGCCCAGACACTTTTGGGAAGGCTGatcagggctgctgctccctgcagggaagTGAAATAACAGAGACACAAACCTGATGCTCTTCAGGTCCTCCAGGCTGAGGTTGTTGATGGTGATGCCTTTGGTCTCGGCCAGGTGGACAGCCTTGCCAGCAGCGATGTGGGCTTGTCTGAAGGGCatctgcaggaggaagcagTCAGTGAccaggcagctgggctgcttttccatgaggaaaatgGATGTGCTACTTCTTTTGGCTGCCCTGTTTTCCCTTAGGGCAATGCAAGCTGaatctggcagtgctggggtggaaGAGGGGAGGATTTAGGAGTAAATTATGATCAAGAAATCTGGGTGTAAATGGCTATGAAGCCCCCCAGGCAGCGCTGCTTGAGATGCCTGTAAAGGATGTGTTTCCAGCTTTCATGGTTGTTGACTGCTCATCACCCTGGGACACAACAGAAGGGtctcatcccagctcctcactgaGCAGTTCCTCTGCATCCAAAGAAAATCCCAAccccagctgtccctggggcACTTACTCCTTTATGAACCAGGTAGAGAGCCAGGTCAGATGACAGGATCTCAGGGCTCAGTGCCTTCTCCATGTTCTCCTTGTTGATCTGCAGAAAGGAGGGGCAGAGGGAGATGTTATCTACCATCAGCTTCTCCTTGGGGCACATTGGCTCTTAGAGGAAGGGTGAAGCACTGAAGTTTTCACTTTAGGACCAGTCTGGAACTCTATCCCCTGAGTTACAGCATGTGCTCCATGCTCACAGCGAGAGGGTGAATCCTTACCTGGAGGGTGGAAATCACTCCAGTGGCAACCTGGAGCACAGCATTCAGGGTGTCTACGACATCAAAGACGGCCTCCTTGTCCTCCTGCATTGGAACAGCAATGGAAATGGCTCTGAGCCAGCCTGGTGCAGCCCAACAGGTGGAGCaggccaggcagcagagcagggatgtgatCCCAGAGGCTCCTGCCAAGGCACTCAGGGTGACACTGGCAGCATCCCCTCCCTCAGCGCCTTTCCCAGCGCACAGCCAGGGGCTGGGCACAGAGATGgagtgctgggacagctcagGAGCAGGACTGTGTCTGCCcagagagaggctgtggagagGATCAAGTGCTTTACCTGCAGGTCCTTGTTGTAGGTGCTGGGGAGTCCTTTGAGGACCATGAGAactgcagccagctgcagagggaagcaggagaggcACGGAGTGAGGCACAGagcaaagcacagccccagggcaggctcagagcacacagcccttcacaaaggaaaagacaaggaaaaggaGATTCTCCAGCCCCAATATGAGCagtttcctctccctcttcctcctcgtTGGGGCTCACCCGGCCGAACACTCGCCCGGCTTTGCTGCGGATCAGCTCCAGACTGTCGGGGTTCTTCTTCTGAGGCAtcaggctgctgccagagctgcagggaaggtgtGGAGTGCACTGGTGAGCAAAACCCCCTGGCTGAAATCCCTGATCCAGCCCTCTGAAAAGAACCTCTAAATCCCTTGTGCTCCTGTTCAGGGTGTAGGAAATCAGTGAACTGGGTGTGCCAAGTCCCTCATGTTTCCCACAGCAAAGCCTTTAGCTTTGCACCTTGTCTGGAGCTGCCACACAGTCCCACCTctcacagaggaaggaaaagggggcTCCCCCCGCaagctgctgcaggggtggTATCAGCAGGTCAGGCTAAGAGATCTCAGGGAGGGAGGGCTGTGTTTGTGGCACCCCAGAGACAAGGAGTCTGCTGGGATTGCAAACCCAGCCAGGCAAGGAAAGGCTCTGGCAGcgttcccagcacaggaggaagcTCTCTCTGCCAGCAGTTCCTGGACAGGACTTACTGGGCTGAACACAAACTTGGTTAGGTTACAAGAATGACAAATAAGTGACCAGTACTGAGGAATATTCACCCTGAGGGTGCCTTTGTGCCAGGCCCTTGATGCTGGGTCAGCCTCGTGCACAGAGGGACCCCAAGCACTGCCTCaccctcccagcctggcagagctgaggagaacCCCTCAGTAGACACCAAAAACCTACCAGTAGGTATCAGAGAGGGTGAGGAAGCCGAACTCGCTGGTGCTGTAGATGATGAGATCCTCAGCCATCTTGCTGAGGTGGATCATCAGCAGGGTGGCAACTGACAGGAATTCCACTGCAGGCAAGGCAGGAGATcaggagggggaaaaggtgCTGGGACAACCCAGGGAACCCTGAGTGATGGATTCCAGCCCCTTCCTCAGTTATCTGGAAAGGTGTCAGGTTCCCCCAGTGCTGGGAGGCTTTGGCTGTGCTTACCCACAAAGTCCCTCTCGCTGACAGCATCCATGCTGTTCAGGCTGATGGAAGCAAagtccagctctgcagggaaggggatggaCACAGGAGGTCACACTGGCCCTGACAGCAGCCTGAATGCACCAGGCTGCCCCAGGGGAGGTGACTTGATATCTATTCATTATCCTCCATCCCCTTGTTAAAGTGCTGCAACACATCCAAAATAACAGCAGGACAATCTGCTGAtgcttcccaaaatcccagatATTGTGAGTAGTCCTGTTCCTCAGTCCCAGGGAGACATTTAccactgcacagcagctctctgtcaATTCCCAGGGGGTTTCCAGCCAGAGCTCCACTGCCAGGGGAGAAAGAACCAGAAGTCACCCGTAATATCCAAACTGATATCTGACAAAAACTGAGCTCTAGTGATGTCACCTCTCTGAAGATTCCCCTCCCTCAGTTCATTTTGATATCACAGTGTGGTCTGAAGCTCATCAAACCCTGAACTCTGGACTAAACCAGATTTTCTCTCCCAAACAGGAAGGGATGCTTAATGGAAGCCTTGTAATCCTTGACTtcaagaaggaagagaaaaatatttctctttggtGAGAGTCTTTGGAGAGGGAAGCTAGGCTGAAGTGTCTATGGAATAGAAAGCCCAGTGGCTCAGAGGATGGACAGATCTGTCTCTTGTCTTTATCTCAGAGCCAAGTGAGGGCTGAGGATCACAATATAAAACACACTTTACCTTCCCAAAGGCAAGACATTGATCCTCCTCTTCACCTCTCCCAGGCGCTCAGAATCGCGGGTCAGAGCAACAGCATGGCTGGGGAGGAACAGGAGAGATGAAACACGGAGATGAAGCTGGAAAATATCCCACTCCAGCAGGTGAGAATGGCCAAAGGACGGAGGACAGGGAGTCTCCCAATCCATGCTTGGATTCCCAGCTGGCCAGAGCCACACAGGGAATTCCTGTTGCAGTTTGCAGGGCTCCCTCTGGTTTGGCACcacccctggctgtcccctcagcacagcagggcccCGAGGGTGCAGAGGGTGGGAGGTGCTCACCTGAGCAAGAACTGGCTCCATCGGATGGGCTGAGCTTTCTGCAGGTGGGTGTAGCCAGGCAGGATCACATCGATTTCTCTGGGAGGAAAAGGACAGAGAGGTGAGCAGCAGAacagtgggacagggacagggacagggacagggacagggacagggacaggtctGCAACTCCCTGCACAGGAGACCCTGCTGCTGCGCACCGGGGTCAGACAAAGGACAAACCCAGGAGTCTCCTCCCCAAAAAGGCCAAAGTTATAGAAAACAGGGACTGTGAGAAAGGACTCACATGGCAGCACGTTCCACCAGGGTCTTaatgagctgcaggaggtgtGTGGAGATGATGGAGAGGGAATTCTTCATGAACAGCTTCAGGTCAGTCACGACCTGTGGGAGATTGGACACAGTCAGGCCATGAAGGGTGTCACATATGCAGTGACAGCAAGATAAATCCCTCCTTGTCCTGTGTGATGGGAAGGTGCATCTTCTTCTCATCATCTGGTCATATTTATGTGGTAATGTGACCATTTCTTGCTCTCCAGGAAGAGTACCAGAGGCCACTCTGGTCTAAGGTCTCCTGAAGTGAGGTAGAGGAGGAatagagaaggagaaaaaaaagcttctgtCCATACCTGATCATTCCTGCTTCTGCCAGTGTGCAGCTTCCCAGCTACGTCTCCAATCAGCTCCTGAGGACAAGAGCAGGAGTTGTGTCAGCAtctctgtgctctgagcaggacACTGCACATCAGCACATCTCCCTGCCTGGAAGGGACTCAGCTCCAGGATCCTGTGAGGAACCACGCCACgtgtgctggggaagggcagctTTTGGGCTCTGTGCTTGTGCAGCCCCAAAAGGGGGTGTGGAGACCCTTGGCCGTGCCCCAGGGGGgtcagtgccagcagctctgaagggATTTcacagagggacacagggacagcccttCCTGTCAGGCAGAGGATCAGGAACAAGAGGCTGGAGGAGCCAAACCTTCAGCCTGCGCTCGTTGGCAGTGTGGATATCCTCATCAGTCTGGATCACACCAAAGACTCCTTTGGACCATTCCTCAGAGatctgcaaacagcagaaacatCACAGTTACCCTTTGCTGTGTCTGGGTCTGGGAGTGTCCCcagcaaatcccagctcctgtcaTGCCCAGAGATCTCATGCAAACTCTGGGATTTGGGCTGTTCACTACATCCTGATATTCCATATTATTGGTGAGATTCACCTCTCTATCCATGATACTCCTGCACTGTTATGGAGGATTTAAGCATTGCAAGGAAAATTTGATCTTAAAGGTCAGTGATTCCTTCAGCATCATCCACAAAGCTTTTTCCTACAAAACATTGCACAGACTCACCGTTGTCCAGGGTGGGTGAGCAACAACAATGGATATTTTATAAAagccctcctcttcccccctacacct
It encodes:
- the LOC107212695 gene encoding argininosuccinate lyase, translated to HYLQGDKMMAGRFVGSTDPIMEMLSASITVDQRLSEVDIQGSMAYAKALEKAGILSKTELEKILSGLEKISEEWSKGVFGVIQTDEDIHTANERRLKELIGDVAGKLHTGRSRNDQVVTDLKLFMKNSLSIISTHLLQLIKTLVERAAIEIDVILPGYTHLQKAQPIRWSQFLLSHAVALTRDSERLGEVKRRINVLPLGSGALAGNPLGIDRELLCSELDFASISLNSMDAVSERDFVVEFLSVATLLMIHLSKMAEDLIIYSTSEFGFLTLSDTYCSGSSLMPQKKNPDSLELIRSKAGRVFGRLAAVLMVLKGLPSTYNKDLQEDKEAVFDVVDTLNAVLQVATGVISTLQINKENMEKALSPEILSSDLALYLVHKGMPFRQAHIAAGKAVHLAETKGITINNLSLEDLKSISPLFGSDVAQVFSVVSSVEQYTAAGGTAKSSVSAQIEQLRELLKRLKEQA